One Halarcobacter ebronensis genomic window carries:
- a CDS encoding lipid A biosynthesis lauroyl acyltransferase, whose protein sequence is MEIKTSHKFVYYLYLFFRFLFNYTPNFILKPILKSLAWIASVSSKKYRKIVKTNLDIAFKDEMSDEKKYSIIYESYKSLIFNMYEFIENQNATKEEIFAKAKMTNEDLVWDAIKNGKKIIFFTAHYGGWEIALPYCALKFGTIAVVNRKMNNPLMNELYIQARDNNNIIMVDKKIAAKGMLKALKQNQHVAVVVDQHIGIGVEVEFFGEKVMATDSVSRLALKFDSVLVPIFCEMNDFRDYTIKVGQLIDANSYEFKTDDKIKELTQLQATLIEEQIRDKPEQWFWQHKRFKHKHAEFYTL, encoded by the coding sequence ATGGAAATTAAAACTTCTCATAAGTTTGTTTATTATCTGTATCTATTTTTTAGATTTCTATTCAATTATACTCCCAATTTTATCTTAAAACCTATTTTAAAATCTTTGGCTTGGATTGCTTCAGTTAGTAGTAAAAAATATAGAAAAATTGTAAAAACAAATCTTGATATAGCTTTTAAAGATGAGATGAGTGATGAAAAAAAATATAGCATAATCTATGAATCATATAAATCTCTGATTTTTAATATGTATGAGTTTATAGAGAATCAAAATGCTACAAAAGAGGAAATTTTTGCAAAAGCTAAAATGACAAATGAAGATTTGGTTTGGGATGCTATAAAAAATGGTAAAAAAATTATCTTCTTTACAGCTCATTATGGTGGATGGGAGATTGCATTACCATATTGCGCACTAAAATTTGGAACAATTGCAGTAGTAAATAGAAAAATGAACAATCCTTTGATGAATGAGTTATATATTCAAGCAAGGGACAATAACAATATTATTATGGTAGATAAAAAAATTGCTGCTAAAGGGATGTTAAAGGCTTTAAAACAGAATCAACATGTGGCAGTTGTGGTTGATCAACATATTGGTATTGGAGTAGAAGTTGAGTTCTTTGGTGAAAAAGTTATGGCAACAGATTCTGTTTCTAGACTTGCTTTAAAATTTGATTCAGTATTAGTGCCTATTTTTTGTGAGATGAATGATTTTAGAGACTATACAATAAAAGTTGGACAACTAATTGATGCAAATAGTTATGAGTTTAAAACTGATGATAAAATAAAAGAGTTAACGCAACTACAAGCAACTTTAATTGAAGAGCAAATTAGAGATAAACCAGAACAATGGTTTTGGCAACATAAAAGGTTTAAACATAAACATGCAGAATTTTATACCCTTTGA
- a CDS encoding Ppx/GppA phosphatase family protein encodes MAKITTIIDIGSNSMRMVVLEKTSRFAFNLINETRSRVKISEGCYENGGNLQEAPMQRAFNSLESFLNISKALKSRKIICVATSALRDAPNSNLFLNRVRNELGLNIKVIDGKKEAYYGGIAALNLVYSDRFVTVDIGGGSTEFAFIKDKKIEKCISLDIGTVRLSELFFNKNDYVGAKNHILEKLQEVLDCGHEIPQTVVGIGGTIRALSKVIMIKNNYPLDILHGYSYSVDLNKYICDEIINAKDCEILKTLGVKKDRFDTIKEGTFIFKTILEELQIKRVITSGAGVREGVYLNDLLRNSNYIFPVNFNVSVRNLLDRFQIDERQSAYFGRNAGAIFDALQELHNLPPKYRVLLIIASKLHSIGNALNFYKSNDNTFDFILHGLNYDFLHSSRVVVAHTIKFSKKALPKRKDLKDYEQLLPELDVMQWLSFMISLNLTINQDLSNPKVEYKLVGNELNLFFEKEIFMVKNEVDKLETPKDLKVCIYS; translated from the coding sequence ATGGCCAAAATAACAACTATTATTGACATTGGGTCCAACTCAATGCGAATGGTTGTTTTGGAGAAGACAAGTAGGTTCGCATTTAACTTAATAAATGAGACGAGAAGTCGTGTAAAGATATCTGAAGGTTGCTACGAAAATGGTGGCAATCTCCAGGAAGCTCCCATGCAAAGAGCTTTTAACTCATTAGAATCTTTTTTAAATATATCCAAAGCATTAAAATCAAGAAAAATTATCTGTGTTGCAACTTCTGCATTAAGAGATGCTCCAAATTCAAATCTCTTTTTAAATAGGGTTCGAAATGAATTAGGTCTTAATATAAAAGTTATTGATGGAAAAAAAGAGGCTTATTATGGCGGAATAGCTGCACTTAATTTAGTATATAGTGATAGATTTGTTACTGTGGATATTGGTGGTGGTTCTACTGAATTTGCTTTTATAAAAGATAAAAAGATAGAAAAGTGTATTTCACTAGATATAGGAACTGTAAGACTATCTGAGCTATTTTTTAATAAAAATGATTATGTTGGTGCAAAAAATCATATTTTAGAGAAACTTCAAGAGGTTTTAGATTGTGGACATGAGATACCTCAAACTGTTGTTGGGATTGGTGGTACAATAAGAGCTTTGAGTAAGGTAATTATGATTAAAAACAATTACCCTTTAGATATCTTGCATGGATATAGTTATAGTGTTGATTTAAATAAATATATTTGTGATGAAATAATAAATGCAAAAGATTGTGAAATATTAAAAACTCTTGGAGTTAAAAAAGATAGATTTGATACCATTAAAGAGGGTACTTTTATCTTTAAAACAATTCTAGAAGAGTTACAAATAAAAAGGGTTATTACCTCTGGTGCTGGTGTTAGAGAAGGGGTTTACTTAAACGACCTTTTAAGAAACTCTAATTATATCTTTCCAGTTAATTTTAATGTAAGTGTTAGAAATCTTCTTGATAGGTTTCAAATTGATGAGAGACAAAGTGCTTATTTTGGTAGAAATGCAGGAGCAATTTTTGATGCTTTACAAGAGTTGCATAATCTTCCTCCTAAATATAGAGTTCTTTTAATAATAGCTTCAAAGCTTCACTCTATAGGTAATGCTTTAAACTTCTATAAATCAAATGACAATACTTTTGATTTTATTTTGCATGGTTTAAATTATGATTTCCTTCACTCTTCAAGGGTAGTTGTAGCTCATACAATTAAATTTTCAAAAAAAGCACTTCCAAAAAGAAAAGATTTAAAAGATTATGAACAGTTGCTTCCAGAGCTTGATGTTATGCAGTGGCTTTCATTTATGATCTCTTTAAATTTAACTATAAACCAAGATTTATCAAATCCTAAAGTTGAGTATAAGTTAGTTGGAAATGAGCTTAATCTCTTCTTTGAAAAAGAGATATTTATGGTAAAAAATGAGGTAGATAAGTTGGAGACTCCAAAAGATTTGAAAGTTTGTATCTATTCATGA
- the waaC gene encoding lipopolysaccharide heptosyltransferase I codes for MKIAIVKLSAMGDIIHAMIALQFLKKYNSNIKIDWFVERAFSQVLEENPDIDNIYKIDLKAIKKDKSKIFSQIKELREYSKNSYDLVIDAQGLIKSAIVSRLLGKKIAGFSKDSTREGLASIFYSTKVESDYSKNVIERNLDVILKPFEINFSKDDILNKKSFLFFKKSIEIDSFLSQTKKSILLIVGASWPSKIYSKEKFAKISNYLEENILIAWGNEDEKASATFIASNSNAKVLPKLDLNNLKYLVSKVDLVIGNDTGPTHMAWALNIPSITIFGCTPGKRNTYETKINKVIESDSFVNPLKLNREDFSINSIDEKRIVEMAKDLLYGN; via the coding sequence ATGAAAATTGCCATAGTAAAACTCTCTGCAATGGGTGATATAATCCATGCAATGATTGCCTTACAATTTCTTAAAAAATATAATTCAAATATTAAAATTGATTGGTTTGTCGAGAGAGCATTTTCACAAGTGCTTGAAGAGAATCCAGATATTGATAATATCTATAAAATTGATTTAAAAGCTATTAAAAAAGATAAAAGTAAAATTTTTTCTCAAATAAAAGAGTTAAGAGAGTACTCAAAAAACAGTTATGATTTAGTAATTGATGCCCAAGGTTTAATAAAATCTGCAATTGTCTCAAGATTACTTGGCAAAAAAATTGCTGGCTTTAGTAAAGATTCAACAAGAGAAGGTTTAGCTTCAATCTTTTATTCAACAAAGGTTGAATCAGACTATTCAAAAAATGTTATTGAAAGAAATTTAGATGTGATATTAAAACCCTTTGAGATTAATTTTTCAAAGGATGATATTCTTAATAAAAAGTCTTTTTTGTTTTTTAAAAAAAGTATTGAAATTGATAGTTTTTTATCACAAACAAAAAAGAGTATTCTTTTGATTGTTGGGGCAAGTTGGCCTTCAAAAATATATTCTAAAGAGAAGTTTGCTAAAATATCAAACTATTTAGAGGAAAATATCTTAATTGCATGGGGAAATGAAGATGAAAAAGCTAGTGCAACTTTCATTGCTTCAAACTCAAATGCTAAGGTTTTACCAAAACTTGATTTAAATAATTTAAAATATCTAGTATCAAAAGTTGATTTGGTTATTGGAAATGATACAGGTCCAACACATATGGCTTGGGCACTTAACATACCCTCAATAACTATTTTTGGTTGTACACCAGGAAAAAGAAACACCTATGAGACTAAAATAAACAAAGTTATTGAATCAGACTCTTTTGTAAATCCTTTGAAATTAAACAGAGAGGATTTTTCTATAAATAGTATTGACGAAAAAAGAATTGTTGAAATGGCGAAGGATCTCTTATATGGAAATTAA
- a CDS encoding glycosyltransferase family 32 protein: MSFSIILANRLSKIIGNVSKVLICYPFHFFFPKKRFTIPEISKAKIKSDKKYKITKIIWQTNYSNRSSLPVYLNYLFNRLLSLDFEYRYVSTEARLEYIEKNGTKEQFEAFKKLTDGAAQADFWRVFTLLKEGGVYLDIDAHLVWPLSKIIKPNDEEVFLMTKHNYSNYFIASAPGNKYLKKTLDLIVENIEQKKIGNGVYDLTGPTVLNLAIGEDKVNSRHNKITCVQGSFTNEYFQYIDKPRGKWTHAKKEELLKEDNSSFIIK, from the coding sequence ATGTCTTTTTCAATTATTTTGGCAAATAGGTTATCAAAAATTATTGGTAATGTAAGTAAAGTTCTAATTTGCTATCCTTTTCATTTCTTTTTTCCAAAAAAAAGATTTACAATTCCTGAAATTAGTAAAGCAAAAATTAAATCTGATAAAAAATATAAGATTACAAAAATTATTTGGCAAACAAACTACTCGAATCGCTCAAGTCTTCCAGTTTATTTAAACTATCTTTTTAATAGGTTACTATCTTTAGATTTTGAATATAGATATGTAAGTACAGAAGCTAGACTTGAATATATAGAAAAGAATGGAACTAAAGAGCAGTTTGAAGCTTTTAAAAAACTAACTGATGGGGCAGCACAAGCTGATTTTTGGAGAGTTTTTACCCTTTTAAAAGAGGGAGGAGTTTATTTAGATATTGATGCCCATCTTGTCTGGCCTTTATCAAAAATTATAAAGCCTAATGATGAAGAGGTTTTTTTAATGACTAAACATAATTATAGCAACTACTTTATAGCAAGTGCTCCTGGTAATAAGTATCTAAAAAAAACTCTTGATTTGATAGTTGAAAATATTGAACAAAAAAAGATAGGTAATGGTGTTTATGATTTAACAGGACCAACAGTACTAAATCTTGCAATAGGTGAAGATAAAGTAAATAGTAGACACAATAAAATAACTTGTGTGCAAGGAAGTTTTACTAATGAGTATTTTCAGTATATTGATAAACCAAGAGGAAAATGGACCCATGCAAAAAAAGAGGAATTATTAAAAGAAGATAATAGTTCTTTTATTATTAAATAA
- a CDS encoding YfhL family 4Fe-4S dicluster ferredoxin has product MSLIITDECIACDACREECPNYAIEEGDPIYVIDPDRCTECVGHYEEPACVEVCPVDCIIVDPDNQETMEELQFKYEQLQEEEA; this is encoded by the coding sequence ATGTCTTTAATAATTACTGATGAATGCATAGCATGTGATGCTTGTAGGGAAGAATGTCCAAATTATGCGATAGAAGAGGGTGATCCAATATATGTTATTGATCCAGATAGGTGTACAGAGTGTGTAGGTCATTATGAAGAACCAGCATGTGTAGAAGTTTGTCCTGTTGATTGTATTATAGTAGATCCAGATAATCAAGAGACAATGGAAGAGTTGCAATTTAAATACGAACAATTACAGGAAGAAGAAGCTTAA
- a CDS encoding kinase, giving the protein MQNFIPFENKNFEKFVTKEFLKENKEIFSIEYEGEKYWIKRGRKTSSNIFHKIFYKLLPFEVLIPVQTKSAVESIIFETEKLVRFKSLGINVPDVLGSTKDFFVLSDCGTHIYDLIRFTKDEKEFYNYLDLYILELCKIHNASEYHGGAQSRNFTFFDKKVYVIDLEDSFDEKIDLKTLQFRDLLLLLSSMTKLENIEFSYSYIINLYVNNTNNRDFLDRLRFLRKRLTLINSFGKLSLIRDSSRDAKGFFKLLDELKNV; this is encoded by the coding sequence ATGCAGAATTTTATACCCTTTGAGAATAAAAACTTTGAGAAATTCGTTACTAAAGAGTTTCTAAAAGAGAATAAAGAGATTTTCAGCATTGAATATGAAGGTGAAAAATATTGGATAAAAAGAGGAAGAAAAACCTCTTCAAATATATTTCACAAGATCTTTTATAAACTTTTGCCTTTTGAAGTTTTAATACCTGTACAAACTAAAAGTGCTGTTGAATCTATAATTTTTGAAACAGAAAAATTAGTAAGATTTAAAAGCTTAGGAATAAATGTACCTGATGTTTTAGGCTCAACAAAAGATTTTTTTGTATTAAGTGATTGTGGAACTCACATATATGATTTAATTCGTTTTACTAAAGATGAAAAAGAGTTTTACAACTATTTGGATTTGTATATTTTGGAACTTTGTAAAATTCATAATGCATCTGAGTATCATGGTGGTGCACAAAGTAGAAATTTTACTTTTTTTGATAAAAAAGTATATGTAATTGATTTAGAAGATAGTTTTGATGAAAAAATTGATTTAAAGACTTTACAGTTCAGAGATTTACTTTTACTTTTATCTTCAATGACAAAGTTAGAGAATATTGAGTTTTCTTATAGCTATATTATAAATTTGTATGTAAATAATACAAATAATAGAGATTTTTTAGATAGATTAAGATTTTTAAGAAAAAGATTAACTCTAATAAACTCTTTTGGCAAGCTCTCTTTAATTAGAGATTCTTCTCGTGATGCCAAGGGTTTTTTCAAGCTTTTAGATGAACTTAAAAATGTGTGA
- a CDS encoding O-antigen ligase family protein, translating to MLNIKSLSSIPLERISYYSLIVFAFTLPLSRAAISFFLIWFVLLVILKRNYKNSFEKLKEKDIFKFIILYFIYIIISSFWGDDTTNTIRHLRLYSYWIILPAIVILIKKEWTNVILNAFFVGVFISELLSYSIYFNFGIIENTGGNIAPFMTSIHYSVFLAFTSLVLLYKITFEDKSLKIRILIISFFIMTFINLMISNGRTGQVAFLTTLIIFVIVKFRANIKKIIISLFFLISIMYFAYSNLNTFQTRVNTTVASINKAILNSNFDSSWGIRAAFWIITYDALKDRPFFGYGLGDYEIAAKKVIAEHDYKFMNENVKNFVTSYHYHNQYLMIAVEGGIIALFLFSLILYKLYKLRIEEIELKDISIIGLTTLLVSFVGDPMLFLQFPLVLFLFIVSLFISNSN from the coding sequence ATGTTAAATATAAAAAGTTTAAGTTCAATACCTTTAGAAAGGATTTCTTACTATTCATTGATAGTTTTTGCCTTTACCCTCCCTCTTTCAAGGGCTGCAATTAGTTTTTTTTTAATATGGTTTGTCCTTTTAGTGATATTAAAAAGAAATTATAAAAATAGTTTTGAAAAATTAAAAGAAAAAGATATTTTTAAATTTATAATTTTATATTTCATATATATTATTATAAGTTCCTTTTGGGGAGATGATACAACTAATACAATAAGACATCTAAGGCTCTACTCTTATTGGATAATTTTACCAGCAATAGTTATTTTAATAAAAAAAGAGTGGACTAATGTAATTTTAAATGCATTTTTTGTGGGTGTTTTTATTAGTGAACTATTATCTTATAGTATTTATTTTAATTTTGGAATAATTGAGAATACTGGGGGAAATATAGCACCTTTTATGACATCAATTCATTATAGTGTTTTTTTAGCCTTTACTTCTTTAGTTCTGTTATATAAAATTACATTTGAAGATAAATCATTAAAGATTAGAATTTTAATAATTTCTTTTTTTATTATGACTTTTATAAATCTAATGATTTCCAATGGAAGAACAGGACAAGTTGCTTTTTTAACTACTTTAATTATATTTGTTATAGTTAAATTTAGGGCTAATATTAAAAAAATTATTATTAGTTTATTTTTCTTAATAAGTATTATGTATTTTGCATATTCAAATTTAAATACATTTCAAACCCGTGTAAATACTACTGTAGCTAGTATAAATAAAGCCATTTTAAATAGTAATTTTGATAGTTCTTGGGGAATTCGTGCAGCTTTTTGGATAATTACATATGATGCATTAAAAGATAGACCATTCTTTGGATATGGTTTAGGAGATTATGAAATTGCAGCTAAAAAAGTTATAGCTGAACATGATTATAAATTTATGAATGAAAATGTAAAAAATTTTGTCACTTCTTATCACTATCATAATCAATATTTAATGATTGCAGTTGAAGGAGGGATTATTGCTCTTTTCCTTTTTTCTCTTATTCTATATAAATTATATAAATTAAGAATTGAGGAAATAGAATTAAAAGACATTAGTATAATTGGATTAACAACTCTTTTAGTTAGTTTTGTAGGTGATCCAATGTTATTTTTGCAGTTTCCTCTAGTTCTTTTCTTATTTATTGTTTCTTTGTTTATATCTAATTCAAATTAA